One window from the genome of Rariglobus hedericola encodes:
- a CDS encoding YegP family protein, whose translation MSYQISPTTNSKFMFNLKAENNQVILTSQVYEQKQSALDGIASVQANGPFSKNFEHLTSTASEPYFVLKAQNGEIIGKSQMYSSQASAEAGITSVQINSRSEVITTTE comes from the coding sequence ATGTCCTACCAAATCAGCCCCACCACCAACTCCAAGTTCATGTTCAATCTGAAGGCGGAGAACAATCAGGTGATTCTTACCAGCCAGGTCTATGAACAGAAGCAATCCGCGCTCGACGGTATCGCCTCGGTGCAAGCCAACGGTCCGTTCTCAAAAAACTTCGAGCACCTGACTTCCACCGCCAGCGAACCCTACTTCGTTCTAAAAGCGCAGAACGGCGAAATCATCGGCAAGAGTCAGATGTATTCCTCCCAAGCCTCTGCCGAAGCCGGCATCACCTCGGTGCAAATTAACTCCCGCTCGGAAGTCATCACCACGACCGAGTGA
- a CDS encoding sterol desaturase family protein yields the protein MSLRTRLLSEFEAPEALRRFGSGWLSGVIGVILGLASLALVLSLLAPGTFSTPELTALRQGPGFRIILNVLLVLAFTCSALSLALRRQGPLLGIAGVSLSLIAVLLGGSNAHSVVGDPSPAYFGLDFFVLRMAFTGILFIPVERLFAHRKEQPVFRTEWREDLFYFLLSSMLVQILTYLTFAPARSILAFAPLTETRAWVSALPFVVQFAVIMFLTDVVQYWVHRSFHRIPWLWNFHAVHHSAQSMDWMAGARMHFFEIVALRSLTVIPMFVLGFGAGPMNAYIFVVYLYATFVHANIGWKFPVIEKFFVTPRFHHWHHGIEKEAIDVNFAVHFPLLDKLFGTHHLPENRWPEGYGIEGHPVERGYWAQFMHPFRRKKPQQPDVAAEKQTPSES from the coding sequence ATGAGCTTACGCACCAGACTGCTCTCCGAATTTGAAGCGCCCGAAGCCCTGCGTCGTTTCGGCAGCGGGTGGTTGAGTGGCGTGATCGGCGTTATCCTGGGACTGGCGAGTCTGGCACTGGTTTTGTCGCTCCTCGCACCCGGAACCTTCTCCACGCCGGAACTGACCGCGCTGCGTCAGGGCCCCGGGTTTCGCATCATCTTGAATGTCCTGCTAGTCTTGGCCTTCACCTGCTCGGCGTTGAGTCTGGCACTGCGTCGCCAAGGACCGCTGCTCGGCATCGCCGGCGTTTCACTCTCGCTGATCGCCGTCCTGCTCGGCGGCTCCAACGCCCACTCGGTCGTCGGTGATCCGTCGCCGGCTTACTTCGGCCTCGATTTCTTTGTGCTGCGCATGGCGTTCACCGGCATCCTGTTCATCCCCGTCGAGCGCTTGTTCGCGCATCGTAAAGAGCAGCCGGTCTTTCGCACCGAGTGGCGCGAGGATCTCTTTTATTTTCTGCTAAGCAGCATGCTGGTGCAGATCCTCACCTACCTGACCTTCGCGCCCGCACGCTCGATCCTTGCCTTCGCTCCGCTGACGGAAACCCGCGCCTGGGTGAGCGCCCTGCCGTTTGTCGTCCAGTTCGCCGTCATCATGTTTTTGACGGATGTGGTGCAGTATTGGGTGCATCGCTCCTTTCACCGGATTCCCTGGCTGTGGAATTTCCACGCCGTGCATCACTCGGCGCAATCAATGGACTGGATGGCCGGCGCGCGCATGCATTTTTTTGAAATCGTCGCGCTGCGCAGTCTCACCGTGATCCCAATGTTTGTGCTCGGCTTCGGCGCCGGCCCGATGAACGCCTACATCTTTGTCGTCTATCTCTACGCGACATTCGTGCACGCCAACATCGGCTGGAAATTCCCCGTCATCGAAAAGTTCTTCGTCACACCGCGTTTCCACCACTGGCACCACGGCATCGAAAAGGAAGCCATCGACGTGAACTTCGCGGTGCACTTCCCGCTTCTCGACAAACTCTTCGGCACGCACCACCTGCCCGAAAACCGCTGGCCGGAAGGCTACGGCATCGAAGGCCACCCCGTCGAACGCGGCTACTGGGCGCAGTTCATGCACCCATTTCGCCGGAAGAAGCCCCAACAACCGGATGTCGCCGCGGAAAAACAAACTCCGTCGGAAAGTTAA
- a CDS encoding glycoside hydrolase family 16 protein yields the protein MIVVALAGLSLQLEAQTLTREQAQGLRKDAETATTAIDQLGKAVTAPDGRKHVETARDAVGRITEQLDAYIAKQELAASDIYDGGKKYPAIAKVRIEDFDVPVGATVVHVPVTLDKPSVNTVVAHVRVYNGDGGRAVPDATKPVVFRPGDPLTKTASFAVSDMKEGNTLKAVQAQVPDGATRQGGGIVITAKAGAVNVPIEVGRAPLAFAPLGTLTYSETGRTIRYDDKGGPMTFSTALAHGRTQVGNGETGYYGTVDMGGFSRTEEGLVLSSRRLDQSMKVGAPAMEYPFLATMLSGHKTPESWFKYGSVEWVVKMPNRPGSWPALWLVPTGGWPPEIDVYEGFGYNGSWKFASDLSTNLHGGKNQVRTFTRPGMNMKMSSFGLANTLDSEFHVFSVTVDPEWITMFIDGIETMRYANPFKGQNWYPLTNVAVKAKMDSPYDQGAGAMVLRSLKIWRSE from the coding sequence GTGATCGTTGTCGCCCTCGCCGGTTTAAGCCTTCAGCTCGAGGCGCAGACTTTGACGCGCGAGCAAGCCCAGGGACTCCGCAAGGATGCGGAAACCGCCACGACGGCCATTGATCAGCTCGGCAAAGCGGTGACAGCTCCGGACGGGCGCAAGCATGTGGAAACCGCGCGAGACGCCGTCGGTCGCATCACCGAGCAGCTGGACGCTTACATCGCCAAGCAAGAGCTCGCGGCGAGCGATATTTATGACGGTGGAAAAAAGTATCCGGCGATTGCGAAGGTGCGGATCGAGGATTTCGACGTGCCGGTGGGCGCGACGGTGGTGCATGTGCCTGTCACGCTGGACAAGCCGAGCGTTAATACCGTTGTTGCACATGTGCGGGTCTATAACGGAGACGGCGGTCGCGCGGTGCCCGACGCGACGAAGCCGGTGGTTTTCCGGCCGGGCGATCCGCTCACGAAGACGGCAAGTTTCGCCGTGAGTGACATGAAGGAAGGCAACACGCTCAAGGCGGTGCAGGCGCAGGTTCCGGATGGTGCCACCCGTCAGGGCGGCGGCATCGTGATCACAGCCAAGGCGGGCGCGGTCAACGTGCCTATCGAGGTCGGCCGTGCACCGCTCGCCTTCGCCCCACTGGGCACGCTCACCTACAGCGAAACGGGGCGGACGATCCGCTATGACGACAAGGGCGGCCCGATGACTTTCTCGACGGCGCTGGCACACGGCCGAACGCAGGTCGGCAATGGCGAGACCGGTTATTATGGCACGGTGGATATGGGTGGTTTCAGCCGCACTGAAGAGGGGCTGGTGTTGTCGTCACGCCGGCTCGATCAGTCCATGAAAGTGGGGGCACCGGCTATGGAGTATCCGTTCCTCGCGACGATGCTGTCGGGACACAAAACACCGGAGTCCTGGTTTAAGTATGGCAGCGTCGAATGGGTGGTGAAGATGCCCAACCGCCCCGGTTCCTGGCCCGCGCTGTGGCTGGTGCCGACTGGCGGGTGGCCGCCGGAGATCGATGTGTATGAAGGTTTCGGTTACAACGGATCGTGGAAGTTCGCGTCGGATCTCTCGACCAACCTGCACGGCGGCAAGAACCAGGTGCGCACGTTCACCAGGCCTGGGATGAACATGAAGATGTCCAGTTTTGGACTGGCGAACACGCTCGACAGCGAGTTCCACGTCTTCTCGGTCACGGTCGATCCGGAGTGGATCACGATGTTCATCGATGGCATCGAGACGATGCGCTACGCGAACCCGTTCAAGGGCCAGAACTGGTATCCGCTGACCAACGTCGCGGTGAAGGCGAAGATGGATTCGCCCTATGACCAAGGGGCGGGCGCGATGGTGCTGCGTTCGCTTAAGATTTGGCGGTCCGAGTAA